The Rosa rugosa chromosome 1, drRosRugo1.1, whole genome shotgun sequence genomic sequence ACTATACTGTATTATGGTTTCATAAACCCAGATCATATTCATGCAAGTATTAAGCAATTGTCACCTTGTTGACATAATGAATGAGCTTGTCCATTTGACGGAACCAGGTGTGTGCATACTGATACTTGAAGTCTGTTCCCATGGTCCACATAATATGATTTGTTCGAGTTATGTTAGCCTGAGAATAAATAACTGCTGTCAGAACGAAAGGGAACAGAAAAGCATTTGGGTGTCCAGATATCTAAACATATACAAAAAGAAACTCACACACAGGTTGAGGAACTTGGTAAATATACCTGTGATACTGCAGCAGCAACAAAGTCATTAACTCGTTCTTGAACATTGTAATCAAACAAAGTGATGTCATCCTTCAACAGCAACAGTACAGGAATTTAAATTTTAGCAATGCAAATGAGTAAATATTAAGAAAGTGAAGGAATTTAACAACTAGCTCGTGATGTTACCTGGACTATTGGGGATTTATCATTAACTTCAAAATAGAAACCAGAAGGAGGTTCATAATTCTCAGGGAAAGCACCAGAAAAAATCTGCAGTAATTAAGGAGAAAAGCATAATTACTCGAGCAAACAAATCTTCCTCTGTTGCcaacaaaggaaaagaaaactaaTACGTCTAACATTTACTAAATGGAACAGCAAGCATGCTATTTCACCTCAGCAGATAAACCGAGACTCTTAGAACCCTGCCAAACAAACTCAAGACTCTTGTCATTTTTGCGTTTTTCCCTGTCCTGGTAATCTATTCGACCAAAGTAAAGTGAGTCGAATCCAACCTACATGGTTACCAAAATGTTATCAATGGAATATAAATGAGTCTTTGAGTTAAATAAGCGCAGTCTAGTAGTGTTAgataaaaaagaacaaaactgCTATGTTCTGAGGTAAAACCGTAAAAGCCGGAGAGAGGTATGCTTACTTGTGCTCCCAACAAGTAGGCCTGGACAGCCGAATGTCCAAAAGGATCAATTTGCCATCCAATTCTTGGAGTGACATCGAATTCCCTTTTAATAAAGCGATGCCCAAGAGTGGTCTGATCAATCATGTCAACATAATGCGTAGCTGCTTCATCATGCATACACATGCCCCCATTTCTGCAGCAtcggagaaggagaaggagcaTCATCAAGACCcataaaaagaataaagaatAAAGATGAGAGCTGGTTTGGTGTTGAGCATTATAGATTTTACATGAATTCTAGTTGACCCGAGCTGACAAGGTCCGTGACTATACGCTGGACGGCATCACTCTGATCTCTCCACCAGCGCTGGAAAAAGGCCTGTAAATGATGGATTGAGCTGAGTGAACACTTTTTATCATCATCTGCTAAATTGATAAAAAGGTGGAGGTACAATTACAATTTCAACGTAGATGAATTTCCGATTCTTGTCAGCCAACAGAGCAGGAATCAAAGAGTCCAACACATTTTGCACACAAGCCCCCTGAAAATGAAACCTCTCAGAATCGAGCAATCAAACTGGATCATCATATATACCAACCAGAATAGGTAGAAAGAGGACCTGGATGGAATTGTTGGAGCCAACATAATACTGATCAACGGTCTTCAACCATCCGACGTCATCGTGGGTGTGAGGGACCAAGTGGACGTTAAGTTTACCGGGGACTATCCCTTGGGAGGTGTTATAGACCATAAATTTGGAGTCGGCGACTAGAATCCCGACAGAGAAAAGTACACAGAATAAGAAGAGTAAAGGAGGAGTCGTGGTCGCCATTCTCGCTCTCACTGCAGAGTCCAGACACTCAACACTCAAGTCTCAAGTCTCAAGTCTCAAGAGGGAGGGTAATAACAACAACAAGTTCCAAGTTGGTTTGTTTCACAAAATGACACTCAATCCTCCTTCCTAGCTCATTGCTTTACCAGAGACTAACTGTCTGTACTAGCTCGCTCGCTCACAAGCAACACTCGATTACTGTTTTTCTTTCTGCCTAGCTTCTTTGACAGTTTGACTTCTTCCTCCGCTTCTCTTTCTCAGTTTCCACCTaccaattaaattaaattatttaaataaaaatgaaaaactatATCCTCATGAGTCATAATCTTCTATTTTGAATTTTCAGTACTTATCTAATCCCTAATCCCTAATTCCCTACCCTGTACGAGCAGTAACtactgatttttgtttttctttttggcccGTGTACCTTACTCTACTATCACTACGATTGCCAGGTGAACATTATTCAACTCCATATATTCTTCTCCCTCCAAAATCCAATTTCCAACCCAAAATAAACCTATTCATTTTGGCGCTATGGGTTTGCTAGGATGAGCTCAAACAAGGGGCAGGGTGTTTCTTGCTTTTCCAGTGTGACATTATTGGGTATTCAAGTTAGAACACAgtgttgagacttgagaggcACCTAATCAGGGAGGCACCATTTAAACACCTAAAAGGTATCGAAAACTGCTATACAGCTTTCCTTTTCCTCCTCTTATTATCATTCTTTCCTCAGTTTAAAACCGCTATACAAAAAGCATTTACTATTACAATGATACAATCTACAGCAACAACTACGTGGTCGACTCAGGAGCTCATGCAATTGCGGGAGAGAGGCCCAAATCTTCTTTTTTCCGGACTCAGGAACCATACATATGGAGGTAATCCAAGTCAATAAGGAAAGTGCGTATTTCCATTGGTGCTAGTTCCACCACCAGTTTTGCAGGGTCAACAGCGCCTCCCCTCACCACCTTAGACTCTTCGGCCGCGGCAGAACCTTTCACTTTCCAAACTAATTTCCTCTTCTCCATTTCAGCTCTTTCTTGATTGGCAGATAAACTCATCTCTGTCACTTTGCTGATCTGAAACCAACAAGAGGAACCAAGTTAATTACGTTTTTCACTGAAAACAACAACACTCAGCATTCGGAATCCTTCATTTACTCACCTTCTTCCTCGGAAACAACCTTCTTAGTTCCACATTTGCCAATACAGAATAGTCCTTGTCCTCGCCAGTCTTCAAACAAATCAAACAGCCACAAGATCCATGAATTTCAAATATCTAGAGCATTCAAATGGACAACAGGGTGTGACACAAGTAAAACTGACAACGAATAGGAGAGAAAGTCAAGACCTCGTATAGGTGAGCCAAACGAAGGAGAACTTTCCCATTTTCAAGTTCCTGCAATTTTCAAAATAGAAACATACCGATTTATAACATGGCAGACTAATAGCCGAAATATGGTTATGGACTCATGAGGCAGCCCCCACTTACCTGGAGGGTTATCACAGCAACATTGTCTGGTAAGGCATAGGAAGGGTCAATTCCAGAAAATGTTGATACATGAGAATTCATCCAATCATTTCCTTCCTGCAAAAATAAATATCACTACTTTTGCACATACGCAGACAAATCACTTAATCAACTTCAATCATTGTCTCACCTGTTCGGCGAAGGCCAATAAAAGTGGAGCACTTATCTCTTGGCCAGCTGTGCGACGCCACTTAGAACCTTCTCCAACAGGATCGATTCTGACATAAAACTTCCCTTGGATCTGCAAAATGGCATTTAACCAATAACATGATATATACAACATCACAGTTGGCAGAAGAAAATCGCTCAATGGGGAATGGAGGAGGGAGATGTCATTCTTTAATTCAATGTAAGAAAGAATCAATTCCTGTTGTGGTGGTTGTGGTTGGTTTtgttgggggggggggagagagaggagaagagaacATTAATCATGTATTAAAACACTATGATAAATAGGCTTGAGGGATAGCTTAATGAAGTATTCTTTTGAGATGAAAGTATGCTTACAGTTAAACCTTCACACTTCTCGGAAACGCAAACCGTTTCATTTAGTATCTCGCCAACACCTCTGATATCATCATGAGTTAGCCTCCTACAAAATACAGAAGCATTTAAGAGCTAACGACAACAAAAGAAATCCTAATTTTATAGATAATACGCATTAAAATAGTAAATACTAGTTTTTCAACAGGAAGCAATCAAAGACAAAAACCTGTGGAGCATCAGCTCTACTTGACCATCTACTAAGCTAGATCCTCCCACTGCACGATCAACCAAGACTGAAAGTTCTGTAGTGCTATCTTGCACATAAATTCCAAGATTAATCTGAAAGATGGTCAAAAAAGGGGGAATGTTAAAGAAGGTGAAGAAGACATCACATTAAATGAGCTTGAGGAGCTTAACACAATTCAGAATACGGTTGGGGATGGAAGAGATTGCTTGCATCCAAGCCGACATCATAACCCAACCCAAAGCCAGAAAATAAAATCTTATTACTTGAGACAAATTGAACCATTTATGATGGGATTCGATTAAGTTGGCACTAAGTTTTATAACTTGAGTTTAAAAACAACAATCTTATAGTTTTATTACCAAGAGGCCAACAATGAGGCCAAAAAGACAAGTGCAAGTCAATGATTTAGATTAGAGACtgaatgtgaatatgtgatacAATAACAAGATATCAAATCAATCAAGAAAGTCTCAATCTGCCACAAAGGATAACATACCGGGTAATAATTTCCAGCAATTGGTTGGTTCACTTGTAGGTCCCAATCTGTCCTGAAATCTCGAATCTGTCAATCATTCAACAGTAACGAATTCAGTTACCCTTGTTACCATGCATTTCACATTTCTCTATTGCGATTTTCATCCATTATACTTAGTCAGACAGACAGGTTAAGAAATACCTATACTACACTGTTTCAAACTCTAAATGATAAGTAACGAAACTAAAACTCACAAGACCACAACATATCAAATAATAACACATCACAATATTAAAATACCCGCTTAATGAAGTCGCGACCATTGGAATCTGTGTAGAATGTCTTATTGGTCTTCATGGCTGTTGTAAGTTGAGTTGTGATTTCTTTTCCAATACCATCATCCACGGGTATAGGCCCAATAGTGAACTCTACTTCAGCATGCTCCTTTCCTTTGTATAACCTTGTAATCTGAGATACCCATGGATTGATCTGCTGATGCACTTCATCCAATAATGGGCCTCGCATCACGGTGAGAGAAACCTGATAAAGATATTTAAACATTTGATTATTCTCAGGAATCCAGTGCCTGTAAGTGATTAATTAGTAGCAAAAGAACATTCTtcactgaaaagaaaaaattagttAAGTCCAATTAGTATGATTACCTTTTCTTCAGATTTTATAACAACTGTGCCATTCGGTCGAAATACATATGCCCCAGAGGCCTTcagaaaaaatttaaaatatcaAAATGATAATCAACCACAAAACAATGTTTAAGTATTTAATCACGAAGGAAGTTTACAAGATATTTTGTGTTTGACTACCTGAGGATCTTTGTCAGTTCCATCGTTTCCAGTATAATAACTATATGATTGTTCAGCAACCGCTGTAACCTTCCATTGTGAAAATGAGCAAACAGAAGTCAAAATTATGAATGGGGGAAGAAAtatgaaaggaaaagaaaaggaaaaagaggcaTATTGCTCGGTGGTTTCTATAACCATAGTAACCATAATTATAAACCATATCaactaaataaaaaatatacaaTGAAACTGAATCCTGGAAGTATAGGTACCATATTTCTGCTGTTAATATAACGAGCAAGCTTTCCTTCTGCAGAATAAAGTAGCTTTAAACTCCCTTGCCCAACTTGTATGGTCTTATTTGTATTTCCTTCTGATGTGTATACTTTGGAGATAGTTGAGCTTCGATCTTTATCTGAAAAGTAGAATAATATAACTTCAAAATGTTTTGTCAGTGACCTAGAAAGATAAATTAACGTTTATCATACTTTACATGAACAATGCATTAACTATTAGCAATATCCCCTAACCTGTCTGATTTGCACTTGAGACAATGTAAGAGCTGAAACCAAGTGGTGGTACCGTTACTGAAAAAGCTAGCCAATATTTGGGTGGTTCACTTGGGGTATTACCCAAATATGCTCTGACATAGTAACTTCTTAATTTCAAAGTGGCATTTGAGAGAGGTAAAAGCTGAGCATCAATTTTTCTTTGGCTAGAATCCTGAACAGTGACCCTTTCATTGGAAACCTGCAATAAAATTTGTCTCGCAGTTAGCCATATACAAGTGAACACCCAATTTCAGGTATCCAAGTATTTCTACCAAGTATATTGTAAATTAAATCCATAAAAAGGAACAAGGTTTTTTTAGCTTCAACGTCTATTGAACATAATACTGAATAATGACTATCGTCTTAATATGTAACCCAAGAATGCAAATTTTGACTGTCATACAAACAAAGTAGAAGAAAACTGTTGATATGACAATGAAAGATTCTGGAACAGTATAAATTACGGATACgaaggaagaaaataaaatttcaaaaaaacaaatcactatgcttaaaaagaaaacagaataaGGTTACTCAGTACTCACAGGGATCCGTATtacttcctctctcttccaacCAAGAGGATTGTAGATAACAACAACCTACAAAATGGTGTGTGTATCTATCATATACATACATTATAATAAAAAGATAAGAAAATGTCAGCTCTGAATCTTCACATTGACGTGGGTGTACAGCTTAGAAGGTTAACAATATGCTTACCAAGCTTTTCCCATCGGATAAAGCAGTTTCTGATGGAGGACAATAACTGATGTTTAGAAGAGGGCACTGCCAACAAATCCACAAGATAGAAATCAAAAGATGCTCAACTGAAACTCTCCTAAATAATGTAAACAATAGATCCTTAAAGTAAAGTTCACTATACGGTGAATGAAAGAATGGCTAAGATAAAACTTTGTGAGCCAATATTAATCTTTTTGAATAGTTATGacaattggggggggggggggggggcaccTCCTCATCAGAGGAGAGTCAACTAACTAGGCTAATCCCACTTAGGTGTAGTTTGTTAACTCTTCAAGTGCACAGAATACTACTTTGTCCTCATCATGTTATCCTCATGGATGTCTAACTAGTATACCATGAATGAGTTGCATGCTATGTTGAATACAATGCTGTGATTCTCTATCTTGTAAAGCAAATACTAACCTGTGTGTTAGTAAATAAGTAGGTGTAACCATACTGATGTCACTGAACTTTAAAAGGATAGTGAGATATTAACTTTTACCATACATATAAGGAACCTAATCAAAAAGAAAGTTTGTGACTAACGATAATTTACCTGTTCAAATTTTGTGGCTATGCGCTTCTGTCCAGAACTTGGTTCTGACTCAGAAAGGTAAGCAAGAGAAGAGGCAACCAACTTTTCAGCCTGCAGACAAATGTGAAAGGACATAAAAGACTTTCAGATCATCTTTAAATACCAACAAAATACAGATGGTGTTATTGCATGGTAAAATGATTTGCACCTCCAAATAACCTATTGATAATCGCATTGCATAATCAGCAGCAACATGCTGTCGTTGTGTACCACTAACTGCATCATGATGTTGAACAATAGCCAAAGCATCAGCTAATGCATCAGTATTTGCTCCAGAATCACTCCTGCCTTTGAAGAATTCCAACTGCCTTGCTGCCTATCAACAGAACAAAGAAAGCAATAGATGATTAAAATCTACCTACTAGATATTGTTGAATCACTTCATGAAAAGTGAGCAACATCTTACCAGATAGTAACCACTCAAAATTCGGACGTAACCTTTAAAGGCCGGACGACTTGTAAAATAACCGGTCCAATATGCATTTGGATGATCCGCATATCTGAAATTGGTGTAATCCTTTTAGAAATCTAGATTTTAAAATGTAGGTAACATATGCAggataaaaaaactaaaaataaaagttTGTCGAACTCACGGAAAGAAATCATCAGTTTTGACAGGCCATTGCTCATCTGCTGCATATTTTGCATCAGTGTAGATTGATGGAGTTGAATAAAATGCATTGACACGCCCATCCTAATTTTCCAAATGTAGCCGATTAAAAATACACTCCCAAAGTGTAATGGATGGGATGAAAGATATAAAAGATTTCTTCTTACTACAGTCATCGTCTACAAAATCCTACAACAATTACCTGGTTGACATAATGAATGAATTTGTCCATCTGCCTGAACCATGAATTTCCATATTGGTAGCGAAAATCTGTCCCCATGGTCCACATAATATGATTTGTTCTTGTCACATTAGCCTAAGAGAAAAGATTGTTACTGACTGCAACTAACAATCAACTTTACAAATCCAGATAAACAGAAATACACTTTTTCTATTCTACCTTTTGACAAGAGTGTAGTACTTAATAAACCAGAGAGGAAAAGGACATGTCAAGTAAGGGGAAAATCAAAGTTTTAATAAGAATATAGTTTAGTACTACCTGAGCTAAAGCAGCTGCAACAAAGTCATTGACTCGCCCTTGAACATTGTAGTCAAACAGGAGAATGTCATCCTACAACCAAATTTCCCATGTGAAAATGGTGTTCAAGAGTATCATAATGAAACCATTGCATACAGGTGAATTTCTTTTGCGAGACTTACCTGAATAGGAGGTGACACATCATTTATTTCAAATACGAAACCATCTGGAGGATCATAGTGCCTGGGGAATACGCCAGTGAAAATCTGCAAACGGGTGAATTCCAAAATAGATGAATGTGcaataaatataaaaacaaagaTGTGAAGAAGAACGGACAGAGTTATATTGCAAAGCCACTGACCTGTGAAGATGCAGCAAGGGACTTAGAACCCTGCCATATAACCTCAAGGGTCTTATCCCTGAGCCGGACTGCTCTATCTTGGTAATCAATTCGAGCAAAAAAGAGGGAATCGAAACCTAACTGCAGTGAACAGGAAGTGGCAATTGTAAAAATACATGGACAATTGATGAAAGGAAGTGGCAACTTAGGCATATGGGAGGGAAATAATTAAATACCTCAGCACCAAGCAAGTAAGCTTGAACAGCAGAATGGCCAAAAGGATCAATCTGCCAGCCAACTCGAGGAGTCTGACCAAACTCTTTCAGTATAAATTGATGCCCTAGGGTAGTCTGATCAATCAAGTCAATGTAATGCGGGGTGGCCTCGTCGTGCATACACATGCCCCCATTTcttcaaaaaccaaaccaaacttgTACTAATCAATTTCTCACTTCCTTAATTATGAAAAATTTCCAAGTAATCAAGGGAAAATGAATTAAAACAGGAAATAGCAAGGACATTACATGAACTCAAGTTGACCGGAGCTGACCAGGTCCTTGACTTTGATCTTCATAGCAGGGCTTTGCTGTCTCCACCATCTCTGAAAGAATGCAATCTCAACGTAGATGAACTTGCGATTCTTGTCCTCTAATAAGGCAGAGATGACAGAGTCAATGACGTTCTGTACACAAGCACCTCGAATTGAATTGTTGGCGCCCACGTAGTACTGGTCCACCGTCTTAAGCCAGCCGACGTCGTCGTGAGAGTGAGGAACCAAATGAACGTTGAGTTTCTCCGGGACGATCCCCGCCGTCGTATTGTAAGCTATGTACTCCGATCTTGCGGCCAGCAACTGTGCCAATAACAGCATCGCCCACGCAGTAGAAGAAGCCATAACTAGTACACGAGAAAggagctttagagagagagagagagggaagcgaatgagagagagagagagagagttttgctTCTCAGCGATCATCACTTGAACAGAAAGGCAGAAGGGAGGAAGGCGTGTCGCGTGTCATTTTGccatttttttcttcatcgaaaaatgaagaagagcgatggtttttttattaaatttaagCCCCCAACGGATAAGTGACTTGTCAACCAACTTTTTGCTAACAGGCTTTCAATTGACCCGGCCCATAATCAGCCCAGGCTCAAAGGTTTGGAGTTTGGACAAGGAAAGAACCCGGAACCGTTATatgtatctttttcttttttttggcaaagggggaccgttatatatatatatctagcgGAAGCATTTCGAGATTTCCTGAAACGTCGAATAGAACTGAAAACCCTAAAATATTTCTGTGGATTTGAGAATTGAAGCATGGAAGAGAGTTTCAGCGTTCGAGTAGGCAAAACGTTCGATATTCTAGCTGGCTCATCACCATCAGCGACAGCGAGGGCTCCGTCTTTCTCGCTGTGGTCCCTAACAGGTGAGGAAATCGAGAAGAGAGAATGGAACAGGGACAAGGGGAGCCCCGAACCCCAACCCCGACCCTGCAACCCAAATTCAAATTCTAAGGATGATTTCTTCGGTAACGAGCTGGAGAAGGACCTTCTGGACCTTGACGACGATGacgtggaagaagaagaagacgaggtGGTGGAGGAGCAATCTGCTAAGCCGAAGCCGAAGCCGGATGATTATAACGAGGAGCAGTGGCAAATTAAAACCTGCATCGGCTTGGACTGTACTCTCGACCACGAGGTAACCTTGCTCTCTCATTctaacattttcattttcactttcattctatagtgtgtgtgtgtgtgcatgaATGGGTATCTAAAATGATCGCAACGATTATGCTTAGTGCCTTATTCTAATTTATAATCAAGTGAGTAGGCTTATATTGCAACCTTATGGCGTCTGGTGATTTCATAGTCATTAATTTCATTTAGTCAATGGGGCAAAGATGACAAGTTGTTTGTGTATAACATGAGCTTCTCTGACTTGCTTAAGATCATTTGGGACTAGCTGTAACCTGTATATGAGTATCTGTGTGcaggaagaggaagatgaattTGACAAAGTGGCTGTTGGCAAGGGAAATGCTGGAGACCGCTTTTATATGAAGGATGTAAATGACTATCCGATAGACATTGATTCTCAATACGAGGTTCCCAATTCATTGAACGATTTCACTAGAGACCCTCGCGCCAATCACCTAGCAGCTAAGATTAGACTCCAACTGGATGCAGAAGCAGCTCGAAAAATTGACTCCTTGCGGGTTTCTGGGAACACTGCACCATCCGGTGCTATAGCTGATGAATTCGTCCCGTCTGAAGATGCTATCAACCTGAAATCAATTTTGAAGAGGAAAAATGATGAGCAGTTAGGCTCATCTAAATCACAAAAGCGTGTTCGGTTTGACCCTGAGTGTAAAGATGATTGCGATGAAGAGCCTGATGGATCCAAAGATATACCTGTGAAAAGCCTTTCAGGTGAAGATCACGTGTCTGCAGTTCCAGATTACATACGGAATCCATCAAGATATACACATTATACATTTGATTCATCAACTGACATGGATGAGGAAGCTAACAGGCAAGCCTATATGGATTTCCGTAATCTTTTGGGGATGTCAAATACTACGGAAGCAGAAGCACCCAGGGATTTTTCAAAACCGATCATATTCACA encodes the following:
- the LOC133726816 gene encoding alpha-mannosidase At3g26720-like isoform X2, translated to MIAEKQNSLSLSLIRFPLSLSLKLLSRVLVMASSTAWAMLLLAQLLAARSEYIAYNTTAGIVPEKLNVHLVPHSHDDVGWLKTVDQYYVGANNSIRGACVQNVIDSVISALLEDKNRKFIYVEIAFFQRWWRQQSPAMKIKVKDLVSSGQLEFINGGMCMHDEATPHYIDLIDQTTLGHQFILKEFGQTPRVGWQIDPFGHSAVQAYLLGAELGFDSLFFARIDYQDRAVRLRDKTLEVIWQGSKSLAASSQIFTGVFPRHYDPPDGFVFEINDVSPPIQDDILLFDYNVQGRVNDFVAAALAQANVTRTNHIMWTMGTDFRYQYGNSWFRQMDKFIHYVNQDGRVNAFYSTPSIYTDAKYAADEQWPVKTDDFFPYADHPNAYWTGYFTSRPAFKGYVRILSGYYLAARQLEFFKGRSDSGANTDALADALAIVQHHDAVSGTQRQHVAADYAMRLSIGYLEAEKLVASSLAYLSESEPSSGQKRIATKFEQCPLLNISYCPPSETALSDGKSLVVVIYNPLGWKREEVIRIPVSNERVTVQDSSQRKIDAQLLPLSNATLKLRSYYVRAYLGNTPSEPPKYWLAFSVTVPPLGFSSYIVSSANQTDKDRSSTISKVYTSEGNTNKTIQVGQGSLKLLYSAEGKLARYINSRNMVTAVAEQSYSYYTGNDGTDKDPQASGAYVFRPNGTVVIKSEEKVSLTVMRGPLLDEVHQQINPWVSQITRLYKGKEHAEVEFTIGPIPVDDGIGKEITTQLTTAMKTNKTFYTDSNGRDFIKRIRDFRTDWDLQVNQPIAGNYYPINLGIYVQDSTTELSVLVDRAVGGSSLVDGQVELMLHRRLTHDDIRGVGEILNETVCVSEKCEGLTIQGKFYVRIDPVGEGSKWRRTAGQEISAPLLLAFAEQEGNDWMNSHVSTFSGIDPSYALPDNVAVITLQELENGKVLLRLAHLYETGEDKDYSVLANVELRRLFPRKKISKVTEMSLSANQERAEMEKRKLVWKVKGSAAAEESKVVRGGAVDPAKLVVELAPMEIRTFLIDLDYLHMYGS
- the LOC133726816 gene encoding alpha-mannosidase At3g26720-like isoform X1, translated to MIAEKQNSLSLSLIRFPLSLSLKLLSRVLVMASSTAWAMLLLAQLLAARSEYIAYNTTAGIVPEKLNVHLVPHSHDDVGWLKTVDQYYVGANNSIRGACVQNVIDSVISALLEDKNRKFIYVEIAFFQRWWRQQSPAMKIKVKDLVSSGQLEFINGGMCMHDEATPHYIDLIDQTTLGHQFILKEFGQTPRVGWQIDPFGHSAVQAYLLGAELGFDSLFFARIDYQDRAVRLRDKTLEVIWQGSKSLAASSQIFTGVFPRHYDPPDGFVFEINDVSPPIQDDILLFDYNVQGRVNDFVAAALAQANVTRTNHIMWTMGTDFRYQYGNSWFRQMDKFIHYVNQDGRVNAFYSTPSIYTDAKYAADEQWPVKTDDFFPYADHPNAYWTGYFTSRPAFKGYVRILSGYYLAARQLEFFKGRSDSGANTDALADALAIVQHHDAVSGTQRQHVAADYAMRLSIGYLEAEKLVASSLAYLSESEPSSGQKRIATKFEQCPLLNISYCPPSETALSDGKSLVVVIYNPLGWKREEVIRIPVSNERVTVQDSSQRKIDAQLLPLSNATLKLRSYYVRAYLGNTPSEPPKYWLAFSVTVPPLGFSSYIVSSANQTVILFYFSDKDRSSTISKVYTSEGNTNKTIQVGQGSLKLLYSAEGKLARYINSRNMVTAVAEQSYSYYTGNDGTDKDPQASGAYVFRPNGTVVIKSEEKVSLTVMRGPLLDEVHQQINPWVSQITRLYKGKEHAEVEFTIGPIPVDDGIGKEITTQLTTAMKTNKTFYTDSNGRDFIKRIRDFRTDWDLQVNQPIAGNYYPINLGIYVQDSTTELSVLVDRAVGGSSLVDGQVELMLHRRLTHDDIRGVGEILNETVCVSEKCEGLTIQGKFYVRIDPVGEGSKWRRTAGQEISAPLLLAFAEQEGNDWMNSHVSTFSGIDPSYALPDNVAVITLQELENGKVLLRLAHLYETGEDKDYSVLANVELRRLFPRKKISKVTEMSLSANQERAEMEKRKLVWKVKGSAAAEESKVVRGGAVDPAKLVVELAPMEIRTFLIDLDYLHMYGS
- the LOC133726819 gene encoding uncharacterized protein LOC133726819, coding for MEESFSVRVGKTFDILAGSSPSATARAPSFSLWSLTGEEIEKREWNRDKGSPEPQPRPCNPNSNSKDDFFGNELEKDLLDLDDDDVEEEEDEVVEEQSAKPKPKPDDYNEEQWQIKTCIGLDCTLDHEEEEDEFDKVAVGKGNAGDRFYMKDVNDYPIDIDSQYEVPNSLNDFTRDPRANHLAAKIRLQLDAEAARKIDSLRVSGNTAPSGAIADEFVPSEDAINLKSILKRKNDEQLGSSKSQKRVRFDPECKDDCDEEPDGSKDIPVKSLSGEDHVSAVPDYIRNPSRYTHYTFDSSTDMDEEANRQAYMDFRNLLGMSNTTEAEAPRDFSKPIIFTPKKKSTDATMLEIDGESERPVGASKESAPYRVVPIAIAARDHEDSDVCAMDEDEPDIETSGRTSSQRIGRQFRTRTSLELDE